AGGGTACGAGGTCGTCCTGATCAACTCTAACCCGGCGACGATTATGACGGATGAGGAGACGGCGGAAGCGGTCTACATCGAGCCGCTAACCCCCGAGTTCTGCGAGCGGGTCATTGCCAAAGAACGGCCGGACGGCTTGCTTCCCACCCTGGGGGGGCAAACGGGTTTGAACCTGGCTTCCCAGCTTGCCCAACTGGGAATCTTGGAGAAATATGGCGTCAAGCTTTTGGGAACCCAACTGGAGGCCATCCGGAAAGCCGAAGACCGGGAGCTTTTCCGCGCTTTGATGCGCGAAATCAACGAGCCCGTCCCCGAAAGTTGGATCGTTGAGAGCGAATCGGACCTGGAAGCCGTCCTAGACGAGGTTCCGTATCCCTGCATCGTCCGCCCGGCATACACCCTAGGAGGAACCGGCGGCGGGGTGGCCACGACCCGCGAAGAACTTTGGGAAATCGGGCGCAAGGGCCTCAAGCTCAGCATGAGGAGCCAGCTGATGGTGGAACGCAGCTTGCTTGGATGGAAAGAAGTCGAGTACGAGGTGATGCGCGACCGACTTGGCAACGTGATCACCGTCTGCAACATGGAAAACCTCGACCCGATGGGGGTGCACACCGGTGATTCCATCGTCGTCGCCCCCAGCCAAACGCTGAGCGATATCGAGTACCACATGTTGAGGACCGCCAGCCTCAAAATCATCTCGAACCTGGGGATCGAAGGCGGGTGCAATGTGCAGCTGGCCGTCAACCCGGATAGCTTTGACTACTATGTGATCGAAGTCAACCCCAGGGTTTCCCGGAGCTCCGCGCTGGCCAGCAAGGCTACCGGGTATCCCATTGCCCGGATCGCGGCCAAGATCGCGGTTGGCAAAACCTTGGACGAAATCGAAAATGCGGTGACCAAGACAACCAAGGCTTGCTTTGAGCCGGCATTGGATTATTGCGTGGTCAAGATCCCGCGTTGGCCGTTCGACAAGTTTGCCAGCGGGGATCGGCGGCTGAGCACCCAGATGAAAGCGA
This window of the Armatimonadota bacterium genome carries:
- the carB gene encoding carbamoyl-phosphate synthase large subunit, producing MEKILVIGSGPIIIGQAAEFDYAGTQACKSLREEGYEVVLINSNPATIMTDEETAEAVYIEPLTPEFCERVIAKERPDGLLPTLGGQTGLNLASQLAQLGILEKYGVKLLGTQLEAIRKAEDRELFRALMREINEPVPESWIVESESDLEAVLDEVPYPCIVRPAYTLGGTGGGVATTREELWEIGRKGLKLSMRSQLMVERSLLGWKEVEYEVMRDRLGNVITVCNMENLDPMGVHTGDSIVVAPSQTLSDIEYHMLRTASLKIISNLGIEGGCNVQLAVNPDSFDYYVIEVNPRVSRSSALASKATGYPIARIAAKIAVGKTLDEIENAVTKTTKACFEPALDYCVVKIPRWPFDKFASGDRRLSTQMKATGEVMAIDRSFESALMKAVRGLEVKQRDLQHAGMARLTTEELEEACRIPTDERLWALAEGLRRGWTVAHIHALSRVDNWFLEKISNLVQAESELSSILHGTAESVEGAIGRALGLGYPGASARSFLGCTPSLLAEAQGGGPGFEFRARESGWLVGNLPGKTAQDVLAADAALKSLESKSVVKMVDTCAGEFESSTPYYYRTNDAEDDHVSVV